The genomic DNA AGCACTGAGTTTCTCTATAGATGGATCTATGCTGGCCAAGTTGTGACATGATCTAAGAATCAGTCTCTCCAAAGCTGGAAATGCTGAGAAATCAGGAGTTTTTCTTAGTTGCAGGCAACCTTTAAGATCAAGAACTTTTAGCTTCCTGGCCACCTGCAGGAATGAAAAGGATTTTAACAAGgggaagggagagagagaatattCTCATCGAATAAACATTCAGCTTGAATCACAAGATAAAAATGGATGGACTTAAAGGAACTGTTGATACCTTCATCAAGCTCCAGCCAGCCCAATCCTCACTGACCATGCTCCTTGACAGGTCCAAAACAATTAGGTTCTTCAGATCTAAATTGGTTGGCGGCGTAGGATTGGAGTTGCAGAATCGCCAGCTTAGCCACTGCAGATCCGGTAGAAGACGCTCGAAATTTCCACAAAGACTTGCCTTTTCTAGCTGAAGGATCCTCAAATTTGTTAGATGCATGAACTGATCATCCTCAATGCAGTGATCTTCCAAGCGGAACTGATAACCTTCTAGACTGATGGCCTCAACTTTTGTCTTCCCCTGctccaagaaaagaaatgaaattagGTGCGCTATACTATCTAGATGATTCCATATTCTTGTGCCAAAGAAGATATTTAGCAATAACAAAGTTCTTAACTTGGATAAATGGATAAAAGTACAAACACACGCAGACacctatatacatatattataggCGGAAAATTTATTAAGCAGGTCTAATGCTCGTGAGCCTTTAGTTACCTCCCATGGCTGTCTCTCTAATACACGCATCGCCACTTCACTGTGCCACAATCTACTACGCAACCACGGCTCTTTGTAGTTTTCCTGTTCCACAATTTCCCTGCCAAGGTCTCTGAGTTGGTCGTGCATCCATAGCTTACCATCACCTGTGATTCTTATCAGTGACTTCAAGAGAAGGATCTCAATTTCAACTTCTGGGAAAAAATCACGATCATCCCACATGGGCTTTACTATTCTAGCATCTGTTCCAATGAAGAAACATGCAATATCGAGAAATATCTCCTGCTGCTCATGATCCAAGCCATCATAACTTATCCTCAACGTATCTCGGACCATCATATGgggcttcttcttcaactgcTTGAGTGTACCTTGCCATATCTCTTTGCGCCCACTGCTTGTAGATAAAGAAGAGCCTATTACCTCAAGAGCCAGAGGGAGCCTTCCGGTTGTCCTCACGATATCCCAGGACAAGCCATATAAGTCAGGTGTCGGCAAGCCTTTTATAAATGCATGCCTGCAGAAGAGTTCAAAAGCTTGATCTGCACTCAGTAGCGTGAGTTCATAAATATCACTTACTTGAAATAGATCTAGAACTTTCTTTTCTCGGGTTGTAATAATGATCCTGCTTCCTGGACCAAACCAAGCAAGATCCCCAGCTAGAGCCTTGAGTTGGTCGACTCGATCGACGTCATCCAAAAGAATGATCGCTTTCTTGTGACGGAGCCTGTACTTGAGTTGCTTGGTTCCTTCATCCGTATTCGCAAAATCGTCGCGCTCACAATTTAAGATGTCAGCGACTAGCTTGCTTTGCAAGTACTCAAGACCTTTATGTTGTGAGGATGTTTCTCGAATGTCATTAAGGAAGCAAGAAGATTCAAATTGATCCAACAGTTGGTTGTAGACAACTTTTGCAAGAGTTGTTTTCCCAATTCCGCCCATGCCCCATATTCCAACAATTTGAACACCTGTTTCATCAACCTCCAGCAATGTCATCTTGATAGCTTCGACATGGTGATCGATTCCAACCAAGATGTCATTGACATCCAGATAAGCCTTCTTCAAACTGATGAGAACCCTTGCAAGCACCTTTTTAATGAATTCTCCATGTCTCCTGAAAGGTATGATTAATTCGTGAACCAAAGTTAGTATacaaattcatttaaaagCAGAAATCTCATAAACTATTTTAATCTATGACAGCTGTAAAACTAATTAGAAAAACAGAGGTGAAATTAAAACAAGAGAAGGGTGTTACCCATTTGCCTCTTTCTTGAGTTCCAACCCTTTCAGTTTCACAACCTTTTGGAGAGCATCCCTCCACTCCTGAACAGTCTTGAAGTTGTACTTTTCCTCTTGCCGGGCAAAGGCTTCAGTATAACTCCCAGTTTGGTGCTGAACTTCATTTGGCGTAACGTCTAAGAAAATGGGCAGGATCATGTGCTTCGTCTCATCCTTGTGCTTCACCATCTCCGCCACCTCCTTGAGACACCACTTACTCGAAGCGTAGCCCTTTGAGAAGATGGGTATGGAGATTTTTGACTGCTTGATTGCCCTCATGAGCTCAGGCCCGATCTCTTCTCCGACACGGAGCTCTTCATCATCCCTGAAGGTTTGTACTCCTGCATCTTTCAGACGATGATATAAGTTGTCAGTGAACTCTTCCCGACTGTCCGGCCCCCTGAAGCTCAAAAACACTTCATACTCATGTCCAGCTTCAGTATTGACCTGAAAAGTGTGTGATGAATTAGTAGATATTCCATGCCGCCTCCCGGGGCTTATGGTGATATATATGAGTACTAATCCACTGAATGGCCGTTCCGATGCATTTACCTTCTCCTGTTTTACGCGGCTTTCAAGGTTCGGAGGAGATATCATATGAGAACGTGATTCTACATAAAGTTGGAGAacacaaaaaattttatagaaactTACGCgttaaaaaaaagcaaaaaattgaaGAGTTCGGCTTCACATTCAATGGAAGAGACACCAAAATAAACTCTAGTGTGAGTAAAATTGAAGAACTTACGgtagtaatattttttttggaatttgATCGGGCATGTAGTACTCCTGCTATTAATAACATATCATacgaaatataatattataaataatgcATCCTATCTATCTCTATCTATAAAACTAGGATTTGATTTGCTTTTTCTCAGTGTGAACCTGGAAGTCCAATTGAGTACCGACTAATACAATCGAGCCGGGTTAGATAAAAGCTCTCCCAGCCTGGATTTGTTTTTTCTagaatacaaatatataacacaatatatatatgaaaaataatatcagaattattttttgagaAGCAAATATCATCGTACATGATTTGTTTATTAAGatcttattataaaatatatttattttaagaaaaagttcaaaaaatcagaaaataaTGACATTTCttataaatctatatctataagttttgaaaaactaaatgtccatttaaaaaagaaaagcttaAAAACCAAGATTTTTACCGCCAGTCCTACAAATCTACACTAATATTcctaaaacttttaaaattatttttctagaataaacttaaaaaactgagaaaataacaatcattctcataaatctatatttatataattaaaaagtttaaaaattaaaacatttgattttagaaaaatCTCAAGAAATTGTGAAAATTTCATTCGTCAATCCGAGCATTCAGAGACAATCTACACgaaatatttttacttttaaaattttaaaaattgagaaaataactaataccacaaaaatatatattttatgaaaattaaaaaaattacatataaaaaagcttagaaaactaaaaaataacaaccaatctcacaaatctatatttatatgctttaaaaaattaaaaattaaaatctttgtttttgagaaaagccaaaaaatcgagaaaagaacaaatggtctatcaaatttattatagtatttttaagcatttaaaatataaaaataaaacattcaTTTTTAAGGAAAGCTGAAAAAATCGAGAGAATAATGACTGATgaacaaatttatttataattttttaaaattaaaattttctgtaAAAATCTCAAAAACTGAGAAAAATCTATTCAGTAACCTAGTATTCTAAGGCCGGGCTCCATTTTATGTTGTACTAGTCTTGGAACCAGTGTAGTTCACCGGATAGAGCGTGATCCAACATAAAATTagagaatttaaaaattctacAAAGTTTATgtgtgaaaaaaaagtaaaaattgaaaaactcaTCTTCACATCTAATGGTAGACATACTAAAATAAACTTCCATGTGTgcaaaaaattgaaggaaCACGCATTTAAAGGTAGTAATATCAGATTAATTACAATTTATTTTTGGTATTTTCACTAATTGTAATGTGCCATAcgaaatattataaaaataatatatcacatctatatatatatatatatattatggcaTGATTTGCTTTTTGGAAAGCAAATATATAACACATCATGTATTTATGAAAATCTggtataatttaattttggaaAAGTAAATATCATCTTACCTCATTTGTTTTACTTGgatcttttcataaaatatttttacttttaaaaagttcaaaaaatagAGAAACTAGAGATCACTCcaataaatctatatctatttgTTTTGCAAATTCAAAAGAATTTGTTTCCTAAAAAATCTCAAAATATGATGTCCATCCCACGAATCTATATTAATATGATtcaaagaattaaaaaaaattaaaattagaaatttcattttctaGAAAAACTTAAAAACCTGATAGAGTAACAACCATCCACAaatctaatttatatatttttaaaaattaaaaattaaaatgttctTTTTTAAGAAAGCTCAAAAagtagagaaaataatgatcgATCCCACAAATTTTATACATGctaagaaatataaaaattatttataaaaaagctcaaaaaattgaaaaaaaattaagcaaTCTGGCCGTTTTAAGGCTAgctatattaaaatttttattttgaaaagaatAGGAAAAATTACCAGCACCACAAATCTATATCAATGTGttataaaaaactaaaaatttgtttcctagagaaaagcccaaaatcgaaaaaataatgatggCCCCCATGAATCTGTATtgatatgttttaaaaaagttaaatttaatttaaaagctcctttttctagaaaaaaaactcaaaaattgagaaaataataactTGTCCCACACATTTATATTTGAAttgttttaaaatatttttaaaaaaataaaatttgaaaactcCTTTTCATGGAAGATTCCACAGGAGTGGTCATACCTATATCCGGCTAACTAGTCTTCGGATCGAACACCCTACTGACCTATATGTGACCGCAGACGAGGCCATTGGGGGGGAGTGACCTCTACGGCAATTTCCTCTAGGGTCCAAGTAGCTGGGACCTAGCCAGCTTGACCCCCAGGCCACAGCCAGATCTGTCATGGCTTGTGGGTTAATCCCACGACCTCGTGTGCGGCCAGGGTGCCTGGAACGAGCCACATAGGTGCTACTAAAAAGTTTGGTTATGGATCGGGGCGTTTTTTGAAGAATCAAACAAGTTCTGATACTTGAAAATATAAGAATTAATCTCCAGTGTCGACAACCAAACGGTGACAGAAGACAAGCAGTAAGATAGCAAGAATCACAGTGTATGCAGCATAAGATTGAAAACAAAACACACTATATCAGAATAGATGACcagatatacatatacatacatggaTTCGCATCGTACTATGAATCTTGCTCTGTTCGTCACTTCTTTAAGATACGCCTACTTACCAAAACCAGGATAAGTGCGACTGCCAAAAGAACAAGCAGATCTAGCCCACGAAGCATAACTGAAGCCATTAGCGGCTTACTTCCCTTCGCCTCTCAAGCTGCTATAGCTATAGCATCAAGGGTTACTTCCCTTTGCCTGCCCATATATGACTCTTAATGGACGCAAGCTAAGACAGCAATTCGGTATAATTTGAGAAGGCACGTGGCCCGAAAAAAGTAAAACGCACGGGGCTCAAAAAGTAAAAAGGACCAGGCATTAGTCAATAAAATTAAGTGAATAAAAAAACAACTATGACAAAAATTAATAGGACAACAAGGGATTAGGTAGGGAACTGCCCGTCCAGTTTTAGCCACCGAAAGTTTGGCGTGATTCTAGAAGTACCCCCCGGCTGGGTCCGCATGAAACATTTGCAACATAAAGCAAGTTTTTGCAGAATGAAAAAGATTTATGGAAGACGTATATGTTTCTTGAGGGGGGTCTGTCTTCGGATTTAATTTCCCGACAATAGGCTAGTGTCATTGAGGTACTTACAATTTGCTGATCTGACCTGTAACAATCACAGTTGATCGTCGAAACACTTCAAAGAAAAGCCCCAGGAGTGTAGACGCAGCTTCTCGggattttttcaattataaaagagGCCTATGGGCCTAGtgcattgaaatagaaatcataaatatctaataaaggagtACGAATAGTTCCATTGGATATCGATCATGGAACTTCTTAATCAACGGGAGAGAAGTGCGTCAGTGCGCTATACCATCTTTTGATGCTTCTCGGGGATTTTAGCCATTGAGCATTGAATCGAGTCATTAATAACTATATCATCTTGCTAAACATTGccggaaataaaaaatttccaacGGCTAGAGAGCATTGCAGTACTGTAACAACCATCAGGGGGTAAATTTCTTTATGCAAGAGGTTCTTCTTTCTTGATATGGAGGATTTACAAAGAGGTTGCGGGTGAGAATAAACGAGAGCATCGAATAGGCACCAGAGATCTGCAAGATGCGTCCCTTTTCACTTGACACGAGGGACCATTTGGGATATCGTTTCATCTTCCAACAGTTGGTCGATGTACTGCAGGGGCAAAATTTACATCCGACTTGCATCGTGGATGAACGTCGGTCCAACGTACTGCAAAACAAAAGACAGAACATATGACAAGCACAACAACGAAATTATTAGTAAAACAATATCATATAACATGCCACGTCAAACAAGTAATATCATATTACTTTCTTGATGGGTTATGAACTACTCAGCTCCCTTGGAAACGATGTAGAGACGCATTAAATATGTAGCAAACTCTATGTCACGATCATTTACCCCCAAACGGTCATGGAATGAAGCAAATTTGATAAGCGAAGAACTGGAAAAGCAATTGAGTAAGGCAACTTACAAAGGTAAGAGGATAGAGAAGAATGCCACAGTTATAAGAATCAATGGGCCAAATCCCAGAAAGAATGTGCTCCCCATGGTCAGCAGTAGTTAAGTCCGAAGGGTGCACTATAGTATACgtgacatatatatttacatcaaattggatTGATGATAGTTTTGCTACTGTTATTCATGATTGGAGGAGAAGTGAGATCATGCGAAAATATATGGTAAAACTCGTCATGCGAAAGTATAAAAATGGTAATGCACCATCAGTGACAAGGGGGATCTTAATACATGtaagaaagaaattttaaagaaaataaaaacatgtggtgctttttaaggaaaacaaCAATTGActgcctttttattttataaattgaaaaaataatattatttagaataataataatttttatctagaaaaaagatttcataaatttaaaaataaaataaagtaattatatataatacaaactaaaattacaaaagaaattaaataaatttacaagaaataataataatgttgattataaaattataattgaactaTTTAAAAGCATTCATACAATTCTATTGAAAATTGATCGttgagaatttttattttcaataattataataatacgaataagtaaattaatatattaaactgtgacaattattattaatacaaaataaatccGTGTAACACACGGGATTGAACCCTAGTTATTTTTTACTCCGTACTGCGGATCATGCTCTAGTTATTTTGTTGAAAAAAATGGTATATTTTGGCAAGTTTAGCATATATGGTCGCGACAATTCTGGAAAGCAACTTGATATGtggaaaatttataaaatttactcGACGTGTTCAATTCTCTTTTGTCCATGGACAAAGTAGACCAGTCAAActtatattcattttaaaaaacaGGGGGGTGACAGACGaaacaatgactaaatccgcttaactgagcaagcctatcTACGTGatgaaaattagaaagaagAGTTTCATAACATCAGAGCTCGGGTCGTCTCTAATGTGGGGCTCACAACCGCATCCCAAACGTACCGATTGAGCTCACTAGCCTAACTTTGATGCAATAATTTGAATGCAAATAAACTTGActattaatttcaatatttatcccaccaaaaaaaaattgacttaattaAGTAAGCACTTATTTCAGTTAGCACATAAAAATTcaacaattaattttcaaaacttactattaaattgaaacaaacacGTGCTTCCTCTTTCCAATAAATATTAGTATACGTAATTGAGAATCGCTCTACTTGGCTAAATTTGACTACGATCCTATTAAGGAAGGAAGCTAGTAAGTCACATGAGTCACCAACTTGGAAATCAAGACATTGGGATTCAATCTTTATAAGTGAGACCATTTATAAttctttattttactttttttttattctggTATAAATTCATGTACacgaaaggaaaaaagaaaagaaaagaaagggaaatactcatattttatgataatgTATTAGTAGCCAAGGGAGAAGTAATTAATCTTTTGAAGTGGCCTCTTTCGAGCTCTAACTTTGTTTTTGAATAGCCCGGTGCTGTTCCGGGCAATGTCCATCCACTGGCAAACCAAATCATATTCATATGATTAATCgctaaaaaaatacaaatttttcacattttatcaatttcacTTCTCCAAGTGAATAATCACAACCTAAACTAGTCGAATCATAACACGGATTCAATAATATCGTAATAATATTGTCGAGACCTCCAGAACTCAAATTATCAATGTGCCTCTTCCCAGCTCCCAATCGCAGTGGCAGCTTCACACTGGCAATCTCTGCTATAAGTAATCCTCTATTGCTGGGCTTACGACTGGTTCAGTGCGCCACATCTCATCAATTTTCATCAATCTCAGTCCACATCTTAAAACCTCACTAACTCATTCACGAATATCGTAATCGATCGTAGAAAAATACATGCATAATTAGAAACATTGACCTGGCCCATGACAATACAATTATAATAAACTGGTTATAATCACGACAAAAATACTAGGTTAGGAATAGCTTATTCACATTGATAATAAGCCCTCAAATCCTAAAACATCGAACAACAAttgatttctattttttttcctttttttttcactcaAATCACCCCAGTTCCTCGCCATTCTTGACCTCTCTCTATATTTTGAAATCTGAATGGAAGGATGAATAGAGAAGACAACACATAAAGGAAGCATTAAAGAAGGCGGTGACAGTCGAGGAAAACTAGTGGCCCGCGTGGACTAGAGAAACATCATAATTATGCGAGTAAGCCTCGGGAAGAAAGGACACATGGAAAGTTGATTTCTTAATCTTatctttataattaaataatcaaataaaaattataatgatcATTCAGTAAACAAATGCAGTGAAGATAGGAAAAATGGGAAAGCGCATGTGAATAAGCGCGTGAAAAATTTGGGACGGTA from Punica granatum isolate Tunisia-2019 chromosome 2, ASM765513v2, whole genome shotgun sequence includes the following:
- the LOC116195197 gene encoding TMV resistance protein N-like isoform X1; the protein is MASVMLRGLDLLVLLAVALILVLVNTEAGHEYEVFLSFRGPDSREEFTDNLYHRLKDAGVQTFRDDEELRVGEEIGPELMRAIKQSKISIPIFSKGYASSKWCLKEVAEMVKHKDETKHMILPIFLDVTPNEVQHQTGSYTEAFARQEEKYNFKTVQEWRDALQKVVKLKGLELKKEANGRHGEFIKKVLARVLISLKKAYLDVNDILVGIDHHVEAIKMTLLEVDETGVQIVGIWGMGGIGKTTLAKVVYNQLLDQFESSCFLNDIRETSSQHKGLEYLQSKLVADILNCERDDFANTDEGTKQLKYRLRHKKAIILLDDVDRVDQLKALAGDLAWFGPGSRIIITTREKKVLDLFQVSDIYELTLLSADQAFELFCRHAFIKGLPTPDLYGLSWDIVRTTGRLPLALEVIGSSLSTSSGRKEIWQGTLKQLKKKPHMMVRDTLRISYDGLDHEQQEIFLDIACFFIGTDARIVKPMWDDRDFFPEVEIEILLLKSLIRITGDGKLWMHDQLRDLGREIVEQENYKEPWLRSRLWHSEVAMRVLERQPWEGKTKVEAISLEGYQFRLEDHCIEDDQFMHLTNLRILQLEKASLCGNFERLLPDLQWLSWRFCNSNPTPPTNLDLKNLIVLDLSRSMVSEDWAGWSLMKVARKLKVLDLKGCLQLRKTPDFSAFPALERLILRSCHNLASIDPSIEKLSALVSLDIRNCTNLKDLPRLGSMEALTELLVDGTSIRELHVLRDTDKLGNLETLSANNCKLLAQIPDSLKCLKKLKLLSLDNCQSLGALPDSIGQLTSLVELSLSGTQIRRLPDSIGNLTLLTVLKIDHSRMTCLPSTLANLENLQVLNASGCVDLEGEIPINIGSKSSMRILRLADTKISSLPTSIICLHQLKILDLGGCQRLEALPNLPSSLISLRLGGESIRIFPNLENLINLKELIFLGCRQLVEVPPGIWNLSKLEKLELSNTGITTLPEQVGTLPHLRELRIRKCLKLKCLLKLPPSSYELEISFCSSLTRLPNPSNLNNLFLLRMYKSSKITVIPGLRGLTSLKRLDTSLCPITRLDGLERLDFLSYLHIELSQMEKLPYLSKWRRLSGMNASYRRKLRPRPVA
- the LOC116195197 gene encoding TMV resistance protein N-like isoform X2; this translates as MISPPNLESRVKQEKVNTEAGHEYEVFLSFRGPDSREEFTDNLYHRLKDAGVQTFRDDEELRVGEEIGPELMRAIKQSKISIPIFSKGYASSKWCLKEVAEMVKHKDETKHMILPIFLDVTPNEVQHQTGSYTEAFARQEEKYNFKTVQEWRDALQKVVKLKGLELKKEANGRHGEFIKKVLARVLISLKKAYLDVNDILVGIDHHVEAIKMTLLEVDETGVQIVGIWGMGGIGKTTLAKVVYNQLLDQFESSCFLNDIRETSSQHKGLEYLQSKLVADILNCERDDFANTDEGTKQLKYRLRHKKAIILLDDVDRVDQLKALAGDLAWFGPGSRIIITTREKKVLDLFQVSDIYELTLLSADQAFELFCRHAFIKGLPTPDLYGLSWDIVRTTGRLPLALEVIGSSLSTSSGRKEIWQGTLKQLKKKPHMMVRDTLRISYDGLDHEQQEIFLDIACFFIGTDARIVKPMWDDRDFFPEVEIEILLLKSLIRITGDGKLWMHDQLRDLGREIVEQENYKEPWLRSRLWHSEVAMRVLERQPWEGKTKVEAISLEGYQFRLEDHCIEDDQFMHLTNLRILQLEKASLCGNFERLLPDLQWLSWRFCNSNPTPPTNLDLKNLIVLDLSRSMVSEDWAGWSLMKVARKLKVLDLKGCLQLRKTPDFSAFPALERLILRSCHNLASIDPSIEKLSALVSLDIRNCTNLKDLPRLGSMEALTELLVDGTSIRELHVLRDTDKLGNLETLSANNCKLLAQIPDSLKCLKKLKLLSLDNCQSLGALPDSIGQLTSLVELSLSGTQIRRLPDSIGNLTLLTVLKIDHSRMTCLPSTLANLENLQVLNASGCVDLEGEIPINIGSKSSMRILRLADTKISSLPTSIICLHQLKILDLGGCQRLEALPNLPSSLISLRLGGESIRIFPNLENLINLKELIFLGCRQLVEVPPGIWNLSKLEKLELSNTGITTLPEQVGTLPHLRELRIRKCLKLKCLLKLPPSSYELEISFCSSLTRLPNPSNLNNLFLLRMYKSSKITVIPGLRGLTSLKRLDTSLCPITRLDGLERLDFLSYLHIELSQMEKLPYLSKWRRLSGMNASYRRKLRPRPVA
- the LOC116195197 gene encoding TMV resistance protein N-like isoform X3, with the protein product MRIHVNTEAGHEYEVFLSFRGPDSREEFTDNLYHRLKDAGVQTFRDDEELRVGEEIGPELMRAIKQSKISIPIFSKGYASSKWCLKEVAEMVKHKDETKHMILPIFLDVTPNEVQHQTGSYTEAFARQEEKYNFKTVQEWRDALQKVVKLKGLELKKEANGRHGEFIKKVLARVLISLKKAYLDVNDILVGIDHHVEAIKMTLLEVDETGVQIVGIWGMGGIGKTTLAKVVYNQLLDQFESSCFLNDIRETSSQHKGLEYLQSKLVADILNCERDDFANTDEGTKQLKYRLRHKKAIILLDDVDRVDQLKALAGDLAWFGPGSRIIITTREKKVLDLFQVSDIYELTLLSADQAFELFCRHAFIKGLPTPDLYGLSWDIVRTTGRLPLALEVIGSSLSTSSGRKEIWQGTLKQLKKKPHMMVRDTLRISYDGLDHEQQEIFLDIACFFIGTDARIVKPMWDDRDFFPEVEIEILLLKSLIRITGDGKLWMHDQLRDLGREIVEQENYKEPWLRSRLWHSEVAMRVLERQPWEGKTKVEAISLEGYQFRLEDHCIEDDQFMHLTNLRILQLEKASLCGNFERLLPDLQWLSWRFCNSNPTPPTNLDLKNLIVLDLSRSMVSEDWAGWSLMKVARKLKVLDLKGCLQLRKTPDFSAFPALERLILRSCHNLASIDPSIEKLSALVSLDIRNCTNLKDLPRLGSMEALTELLVDGTSIRELHVLRDTDKLGNLETLSANNCKLLAQIPDSLKCLKKLKLLSLDNCQSLGALPDSIGQLTSLVELSLSGTQIRRLPDSIGNLTLLTVLKIDHSRMTCLPSTLANLENLQVLNASGCVDLEGEIPINIGSKSSMRILRLADTKISSLPTSIICLHQLKILDLGGCQRLEALPNLPSSLISLRLGGESIRIFPNLENLINLKELIFLGCRQLVEVPPGIWNLSKLEKLELSNTGITTLPEQVGTLPHLRELRIRKCLKLKCLLKLPPSSYELEISFCSSLTRLPNPSNLNNLFLLRMYKSSKITVIPGLRGLTSLKRLDTSLCPITRLDGLERLDFLSYLHIELSQMEKLPYLSKWRRLSGMNASYRRKLRPRPVA